The following are from one region of the Methanoculleus caldifontis genome:
- a CDS encoding PH domain-containing protein: MPLTPLHIGEAFKPAPQFRSYLYASLGLAIAVFVLPWFVPLVALSPAPIALAVTLPVVGAFVFVVYWIPLYYESIVYRLTVTEITWQRGVWFRQTGIVPYNRITNVDISQGPLMRYFAFSAVKVQTAGYSAQAQAEIVLTGIEDPKDVQEKIMNFVRTVGPVAVDGGAEQPPALPAAGEIVEELRAIRQLLESRQER, translated from the coding sequence ATGCCCCTCACCCCGCTCCATATCGGAGAGGCGTTCAAACCGGCGCCGCAGTTCCGGTCCTACCTCTACGCCTCCCTGGGCCTTGCCATCGCCGTCTTCGTCCTGCCGTGGTTCGTCCCGCTCGTCGCCCTGAGCCCGGCACCCATCGCTCTCGCCGTCACGCTGCCGGTCGTCGGCGCCTTCGTCTTCGTCGTCTACTGGATCCCGCTCTACTACGAGAGCATCGTCTACCGGCTGACCGTCACCGAGATCACCTGGCAGCGGGGGGTCTGGTTCCGGCAGACGGGGATCGTCCCCTACAACCGGATCACGAACGTCGATATCAGCCAGGGGCCCCTGATGCGCTACTTCGCCTTCTCGGCGGTCAAAGTGCAGACCGCGGGCTACTCGGCCCAGGCACAGGCGGAGATCGTCCTCACCGGGATCGAGGACCCAAAAGACGTTCAGGAGAAGATCATGAACTTCGTCCGGACGGTCGGCCCGGTCGCGGTCGACGGCGGGGCGGAGCAGCCGCCGGCACTCCCTGCCGCCGGCGAGATCGTGGAGGAGCTCCGGGCGATCCGGCAGTTGCTGGAGAGCAGGCAGGAGAGATAA
- a CDS encoding GNAT family N-acetyltransferase — MDVIVRKYREEDFPSVSALERENSPQGCKPEVFVRQAGILFAGTFFIAECAGRVVGYTIGALVQHRPATGWIIRLVVAGEHRRRGIGESLVSAVVDSLREVGAREVYLSVAPSNRGARALYEKHGFEGAEFSPDYFGEGGDRHILRRDLAGGEGLISKG, encoded by the coding sequence ATGGACGTGATCGTCAGGAAATACCGCGAGGAGGACTTCCCGTCTGTTTCTGCCCTCGAGCGGGAGAACAGCCCGCAGGGGTGCAAGCCCGAGGTCTTCGTCCGGCAGGCGGGCATCCTCTTCGCCGGGACCTTCTTCATCGCGGAGTGCGCCGGGAGGGTCGTCGGCTACACCATCGGGGCGCTCGTGCAGCACCGGCCGGCGACCGGGTGGATCATCCGGCTGGTGGTCGCAGGGGAGCACCGGCGCCGGGGAATCGGGGAGAGCCTGGTTTCCGCCGTCGTCGACAGTCTCCGGGAGGTGGGGGCGAGGGAGGTCTATCTCTCGGTCGCACCGTCGAACCGGGGCGCCCGGGCGCTCTACGAGAAGCACGGCTTTGAGGGGGCGGAGTTCTCTCCGGACTACTTCGGCGAGGGGGGCGACCGCCATATCCTCCGGAGAGACCTCGCCGGCGGGGAAGGCTTAATCAGCAAGGGTTGA
- a CDS encoding tautomerase family protein produces MPLVKIEIRTGKPVEYRQLLIESLRKAFVDALGTPEAALWLRLCERKPENFPMPPGRSADAVLIEASLMPGRSAETKQALYRAIVGYLDHDAGVRPEDVCIVLYEPPVENWAEHGEAFGPSR; encoded by the coding sequence ATGCCGCTTGTGAAGATCGAGATCCGCACGGGAAAGCCGGTCGAGTACCGGCAATTACTCATCGAGAGCCTTCGCAAGGCTTTCGTGGACGCTTTAGGGACCCCGGAGGCCGCCCTCTGGCTCCGGCTCTGCGAGCGCAAACCCGAGAACTTCCCGATGCCCCCCGGCCGGTCGGCCGACGCGGTCCTGATCGAGGCCTCGCTCATGCCGGGGCGGAGCGCCGAGACGAAGCAGGCGCTCTATCGGGCGATCGTGGGGTACCTCGACCACGATGCGGGCGTCCGCCCCGAAGACGTCTGCATCGTCCTCTACGAGCCGCCCGTCGAGAACTGGGCCGAACACGGCGAAGCGTTCGGGCCCTCGCGGTAG
- a CDS encoding nitrogenase component 1 has product MPEDQHTPCENPLWPCAMTGAVACLSGFEDLAVVVHGSSGCYFYPSSLVGVPIHGTFLVESEIIFGTESRLAEVIGDLEGRYSKIAVVNTCVPAIMGEEIGDLASDGRILVVDSPGFLGDLEAGYRRALDCVAPEVDPDAPGVNIDGICRTDPFCRGNAIEARRLLNLAGATVGTTFCLDRYEAAHRAAPFTVETNPDLSSGVGTSCGSLLGLEAVAGTFERLAAAVDGVDARPVSEEIAWADARIRKACDKYLRRFDPPRVAITAQSAYASFAADLLDRYLGAEIAHVAARNGPGTSTTDFAAVRKMILDAEPDLVLGSSYERSIAPGAAFVGLTPPLRGRVLLSSRTIAGIEGALLLMEEVLNACINRSRGPETGAAGLS; this is encoded by the coding sequence TACGCCGTGCGAGAACCCGCTCTGGCCCTGTGCGATGACCGGGGCGGTCGCATGCCTTTCGGGGTTCGAGGACCTCGCCGTCGTCGTCCACGGGTCGAGCGGCTGCTACTTCTACCCCTCATCCCTCGTCGGGGTCCCCATCCACGGGACGTTCCTCGTCGAGAGCGAGATCATCTTCGGGACGGAGTCGCGCCTCGCGGAGGTGATCGGCGACCTCGAGGGCCGCTACTCCAAAATAGCCGTCGTCAACACCTGCGTCCCCGCGATCATGGGCGAGGAGATCGGCGACCTCGCCTCCGACGGGCGTATCCTCGTCGTCGACAGCCCCGGGTTCCTCGGCGACCTCGAGGCCGGCTACCGCCGGGCGCTCGACTGCGTCGCGCCGGAGGTGGACCCTGACGCCCCCGGCGTCAACATCGACGGGATCTGCCGGACCGACCCCTTCTGCCGGGGGAACGCCATCGAGGCCCGGCGGCTCCTCAACCTCGCCGGCGCCACGGTCGGGACGACATTCTGCCTCGACCGCTACGAGGCGGCCCACCGTGCTGCCCCGTTCACCGTCGAGACGAACCCGGACCTATCGAGCGGTGTCGGGACCTCGTGCGGCTCGCTCCTCGGCCTAGAGGCCGTTGCCGGGACGTTCGAGCGGCTCGCGGCCGCAGTCGACGGGGTCGATGCCCGCCCCGTCAGTGAGGAAATCGCCTGGGCCGACGCCCGGATCCGGAAGGCCTGCGACAAGTACCTCCGCCGGTTCGACCCGCCCCGGGTGGCGATCACTGCCCAGAGCGCGTATGCCTCATTCGCCGCGGACCTCCTCGACCGCTACCTGGGCGCCGAGATCGCCCATGTCGCGGCCCGGAACGGTCCCGGGACCTCCACGACCGATTTCGCGGCGGTCCGGAAGATGATCCTGGACGCTGAGCCGGACCTCGTCCTCGGCTCCTCCTACGAGCGGTCCATCGCCCCCGGCGCCGCGTTCGTCGGGCTGACCCCGCCGCTCCGGGGCAGGGTCCTCCTCTCCTCCCGCACGATTGCCGGGATCGAGGGGGCGCTCCTCCTGATGGAGGAGGTGCTCAACGCCTGCATCAACCGCTCCCGGGGCCCGGAGACCGGAGCGGCGGGCCTCTCCTGA